The Chaetodon auriga isolate fChaAug3 chromosome 2, fChaAug3.hap1, whole genome shotgun sequence genome segment taaaataaatttagTCTAAAACCACGCTAGCAGCTTTGTGAgcctgtactgtactctgtgcTGTACCAATGCTAACCTAAGCATGCTAACAGTGCCAATGTGCTGCTCTTTCATGCACTATTTAACAAGATCACATCTTGGtgtagcctgttagcatgcttgCATTTGCTATTTAGCGCTACACAAAAAGTAGAGCTAGCATGGCAAGATTTAAGTTTCATCCATAGGCGAACATGTTGAATGTTCACGTAACGTTTCATGAACTAGCAGGATGAAATTTTCTACACGCTAACGGTAGCGTCCTTCAGGCAATGAAGTAAAACACACCCGTGTTGTTCACTTGAGAAAGTGCTAGACAGTAAGCAGTGCAGCATACATCCAAAAGGAGCGTACCAAAATTGTggacactgtgacaaaaacttTTGGTTTACAAAGAGTAACTGACAATACctgcattgtttttctttaaatcactATTTAACTATTGCTATataatttgacaaaaaaatgttACCCTTCTGTAGAATTAATACTCATTTGAATATACTGGATCACTTTAAACTTCTGATATTGCAGAAAACTTGAGAAAGAAATGACTGTTTTGCCAGGAGGATAGATTTGTGTCATGTTAGAGCTAATTAATTCTACTTTTACATTTctaaacagaaaagaagaacaatGTTGGGCTGACTGGCCAGGTGAGCGCTGGCTGTAGCTGACTGGAAATCTGGCTCTGTTCCACCGCGTGGTCGTAAAGCCCCAGAGACTCCCGGGCCTGTCTTTAACCTAAATTATCTGATTTATGAGCCCTATCAAACAACACCGGGACCCTTGAGATTCCTAAAGTATGACTGTTTTAACTTTCCCTGCTTGTTATTACTACAAATGGCACAGAGGGACTGGTAGGAAGTCCGTTTGGAcagattttgtaatgtttgttACGGCAGTGTTGTTGAGATGTGATCATCTGAACTCACTGTGGTTGCCAACTTCATTTTCCCAATGGAATAATAAAATTTGACTCGTCGAGAGTTGCATTACTAATGAAACTTCCATATGTCCTGGAAACactgtacatgtgcacacacacggccatacacacaaatgtaaacacTATCCACAGTGCATGGGGGCACACAGCAAGAGTGACCCCAGTGGGAAGTGTACCTCTTGCCATTCCAATATATTTTTACTATGTGCACTGGAACTATCAGGCTCCTGtggtgttttctgctgtgttacTCTTCTTTCACACACCTGCAGATCAGATATAGCAAGCGAAAAGTCTCCCTCTGAGAAGGCGTGGTTGCTGATGTTCATCTTCCTCTGGAGGAACAGTGGCCCATAGCTACGCTGCTCCCCAGAGGCGTACAGGTCCACCAGCCTGTCTGCGCGGTCGTGGTTGACCCCTGGGGACTGACGGTCCCAGTGAACCACCTGGAAGCCACCGAGGTAGGAAAGGGAGTTATGTTTTTCAGTCAATATCATGTAATCCCTCCAAATACAAAGTAAATCTAGACGGAGACTGATTGTCTGATGGAGACCTGTAAACTAGCTTGTGCACTGCACTCACCTgctggtcctcctcctcgtcactCCAGTCTGTCCACACATTACGTCGGTTGATGCACGGCAGCACCACGGTACTGCCGAGCAGCACCACGTACACCGCCTTGTGTCCATCCCAGAAGCGCTGCTCCTTACGGCCTTTATGGTAGAAGTGCAAGAGAGACAAAGCGAATCAGCTTCACAGTTGCCGTGTGTTGAGGATGCCGATGGTTGATTGTGATACATACGTGATTTCGTGACGTTGAGCTGTACTCTGACTGTCTCATACAGGTTGCAGTAGAGATGGTGGAGGTTACAGGAGTACAGGCCTCTGTCGTTCATTGTCACATCTGTCatcacatgcagaaacacaaaacaggcaaACGGGATGATAATGCGTACGTGATGATAATATGTGGGAACTGAAACTGATGGCTGGCTGGCGGGGGAAAAAAATTATTTCTAAATATAATTGTATGGTTTGGAAATGGCTGACAAATTATCAGttctgaaaataaaagcagagctgtAATGAATGAGATAAAGTAATGTATGAGAGACCAATTCACCAACAGTGACCGACATGAGAGTCAAAGAGTGAGACCTTTGATGACCAGGGAGAAGTTTCCGTCCCTGAAGGCTGTCGGGTTGAGGCCAGCTCTGCCCAGGTTGTAGGAGTTGTAGATCCTCTGGTCCCCTGCAGAGAACATGTCCAGCACCCTCTCCATGGCGTAGTCTGGATGGGCCCGGTACAGATCCCAGTGAACcaccctctgtctgtccctcaccCTGTCCCTGGTCCACACCATGCGGCcgctcacacactgcagcaccacCCTCGACCCAGCGGGGGCGCTCACATTGTACCCTGCCAccaccacactgctgctgctgtcagactgaccCGACACTGAAGGACAGGGAGGGTGCAAATTTACAAACTGAGACTTCCAGTGCAGTAGAAATTCATAGAAATAGATCACAGTGCACGCACAAAtagaaacacacctgcagtgaaGAGGCAGGCCACAGgaactgaaaaagaaacagtaaGGACAGTGAACAGGATAATCACTCTAACAGACCCTGTCAGGCTGCcactgcatgttgtgtgttgtgtttggaaGAATTTGGCCTGTTGGAAGGAAAGCTCTATAAATGCAGATAAACCCCTAACTGAAGTGTGGTCAATTCATAGAAAATATTCAAGGTTAATACTGCGGTAAAGGAGACCAGCAACAGCCGATTAACCGcagctgggttttttttgtttttcttcttctttttttaaaaaagacttAATATGTCTGATTGAAAACAACAGTGGAAAATCTACTCCTGGACCAGAATTCATCACATGCAGTTAAGATGTCTTTCACGGTCTTGATACTGACTCAGTAAAAGTCATCTGACAGGAATGTatgtatatatctgtgtgtgtgtgtgtgtgtgtgtgtgtgtgtgtgtgtgtgtgtgtgtgtatgtgtgtgtgtgtgtgtgtgtgtgtgtgtgtgtgtgtgtgtgtgaagcatgaggtggagaggaggaaaaacatgaagttAATATGAGTCTGAAAGTATTCTGctgaatgttttctgtctctaaaTGTCAACAAATTATGACATAATTGAACACTTTAAACATTAATTTCATATAACTTACTAAGCTCAGTCAATTCAAAGAAATAGATGACATTAGGGGAAAAAACTGAACTTAAACTAATATACATTTTAATGGAATTGGCAGTGGAGCAGATTCtggcctctgctgcactgatgctAAGTTATATGTGCATGCTCTGCACGCACCTGAGCTTTGTGTGAAACAATGCTGCACTAAACAAACTCCAGCTTGCTTACTTACTGTGGATGAAGAGGAAAGCCTGCAGAATGATGTCCTCTCTCAGTACTTTCATGATGACAATGTTAATGACACGCAGACTCGTCGAGGCTGTACACCGACGCTCAGAGACGCTGAGAGTAGGAAGAGAAGTCTTGTTTATCCATccgcaacagcagcagcaggactgtaTTTGGTCAGATTTCAGGGTTTGAAAACAAGCAGCGCCACGTTAGGGCTTCAGTACAGAACCAGACTGATCCCACCCGGGAAATGAAACCCGACACCACGAACCACCCCTCTCCTCCGAATCTTCGTTTCTAACAGTGCAGCATCTCTACAGACAGATTTTCGAGTACCAGCTGTGAAAGTTGAGGGTGATGGAGGGCACATTTCTTGCTCTCTTGCTGTTTTAAGGCTCTTGCTTTCCCTTGGTTGCGACACTGGTTCGAAACCCATCAAACAAACTAAAGTTATCGTTTTAACTCaacaaaatgaatttgaattaTGAATAGTGATAGGCCACTATTAGTAGGACACATTGCTTAAATCCAAAACGTGTATGATAATTTCATATACATAGATTCCTCTACTCAGGAGCAGCTATATTCTGATCAGCTAGAATactaataaatatatatataaaagaaaagaaaagttgtAAAACAttcaattaaatgaaataatgtaacacacacaggagaTATTTTTGAGGCcttttactttgaatacttAACTTACAGTATTTCTGCACTTTTAAGTAAGCCTAACTCCAGTTTTGAGAGCAAAACTCCAAATACTTTGTCATAAATTGGGGTATTAGAATACTTTCCTCACCGCTGCTTGATCTCTGCATGTAATAATATTGATAGATATTAGATAGGTAACAGAGCAAAGTGAATCATATCAGAGTCTTGGTTTTGGAGACCTACACCAGGGTACAGCTTGGTACTTTAACATCATCAGTTCAGTGAGGTGACATTTCATAAATCAATCCTCGACACATGTTACCTCTCTATATATATTTATGGACAAATTTGGCCCATTTATGCAGCAAAGGCGCTCAGTATCCACAGGTTTGCACTGCTACTGCCTGCACCTCTCCTCATTCAGCTCAAAGACGACACCCAGTGGCCGATTCCATAAAATGTTATGCAGAATCACTGTACAGTCATCAagactgtgctgtatgtgtctttctgctttatttctggCTGTTTCAGATCGGTTTCTGCGTC includes the following:
- the LOC143335588 gene encoding matrix remodeling-associated protein 8-like, producing the protein MKVLREDIILQAFLFIHIPVACLFTAVSGQSDSSSSVVVAGYNVSAPAGSRVVLQCVSGRMVWTRDRVRDRQRVVHWDLYRAHPDYAMERVLDMFSAGDQRIYNSYNLGRAGLNPTAFRDGNFSLVIKDVTMNDRGLYSCNLHHLYCNLYETVRVQLNVTKSRRKEQRFWDGHKAVYVVLLGSTVVLPCINRRNVWTDWSDEEEDQQVVHWDRQSPGVNHDRADRLVDLYASGEQRSYGPLFLQRKMNISNHAFSEGDFSLAISDLQPTDQGMYSCHLHHHYCGLHERRVFQVTVEPPAIQTTLPARALPSEDKDTAKAESPRVINVILPDQRHHFLLPLGYVLTSFLLLAFIILIIILITRRRRTKEFYPEASMRSSRSQSSSEEFEMDVAEVNVCSQEERRFDYKNNLLKEKVHMNTQPKVIDLDKEMQKFSK